Genomic window (Musa acuminata AAA Group cultivar baxijiao chromosome BXJ1-9, Cavendish_Baxijiao_AAA, whole genome shotgun sequence):
TTTGCGCGCTTGGGTAATGCTGATCTCAACCTCATTCTGTTTCAAAAGGAGAGGGCCACCAGGATGGCCTGGCGGCACCGGGCGCGGGCCTGCTCGATCCGCTCCGCGAGCGTCTCCTCCTTGACGGCGGCCCGCACCATGGCCAGGTCCATCTCCATGAGGCGCAGCACGCGGTGCAGCTCCGTGACCATCCGCTCCTCCACCTCGCCGCCGGCCTGCAGCACCTCCGCCTCCTCCCGCGCCCGCTCCGCCACGATCTCCCCGGTCTTCGCCAGCAGCTCCGCGGTCCCGAACCGCCCACGCGCCATCAGCCCCTCCAGCTTCTCCAGGAAGTCCGCGATCTCCCACCCCTTGGGCTTCTCGATCTTGATCTCCTTGGTCCGCTTCCACCCGATCTCGAAGTTGGGCGGCTCCGGTCTCTGCAGACCGGACTGCCGCCCGGGTTCGCGGAGGATCGCCGACTTCCGCCGCTTCTCGATCTCGAAGGAGGTAGTGATGGCCGCCGGCGGGAGGTCCGGCAATTCCTCCGATTGGTTAGCTTCAAGGGTAGGATTCGAGTCCGAGGCAGGGTCAGGGTTTCCAatggaaggggaggaggaggtgcagcgggggcCGCGGAATGGGGTAGCGGGAAGTTTTTGGCGGGAAGGGTGGGGTTGAGGAAGGCGGGAGTTTGGTGGCGGGAAGAGATGGAAGGCGGAGGAGGCCATTCGGCGGAAAGAAGGGTGAGAGAAACGCCTTGCAAGAGGAAATGGAGCTGAGGAGAGGGTTATTTGTGAGTGAAGATGGAAGGCGGAGGAGGCGCCATTTGGTAGAAGCGCTTTGCGATACAGGTGGAGATAAGGAAAGGGTTATTGTCCCATAGACATACCTTCTTTGTGTGGACCAAGGCGATGCCATTGGAATGG
Coding sequences:
- the LOC103998888 gene encoding protein CHLORORESPIRATORY REDUCTION 41, chloroplastic, encoding MASSAFHLFPPPNSRLPQPHPSRQKLPATPFRGPRCTSSSPSIGNPDPASDSNPTLEANQSEELPDLPPAAITTSFEIEKRRKSAILREPGRQSGLQRPEPPNFEIGWKRTKEIKIEKPKGWEIADFLEKLEGLMARGRFGTAELLAKTGEIVAERAREEAEVLQAGGEVEERMVTELHRVLRLMEMDLAMVRAAVKEETLAERIEQARARCRQAILVALSF